ACGCAGGCCGCGTCGTCGAAGTAGTGCGGGTTGTCGTGGCCGGTCGCGGGCGGGCGCAGACCGGTGGCGAGATTGCCGAGCCCGGCACGTACGGAGATCCGGGCGCGGAGCGGCAGTACGGCGGACTCCACCTCCGGCGCGCGGTCCGCCGCCGCGGCGATCTCGCAGGCGAGGGTGGACCAGGCGAGGTCGATGGCGGCGCGGGTGCGGCGATCGGCGGGAAGGCCGGCGAAGTGGTCACCGAACGCGGTGAGCACGGTCTCGGCGGCGAACGCCGCCCACTCGGCGTCGTCGGACGGGCCGAGGCGCAGGGGCTCGGGGGGCTGGTTGAGGGCGATGGGGACGGGGAGGGTGGTGGTGGCGTTCTGCTCGGCGAAGGTGTCGAGCTCGCGGGTGAGCCGTCGGGTCCACTCGGGCATCCGCGCGGCCCGATGCCGCGCGGCGGGCCACCCGGCGGCATCCCCGGCGGCCAGCCCGAGAAGCAACCCTTCGACCCGCTCGCGCCCGGCGCCCGCCCCGACACGCAGGTGCTGACACCGGGGAGCGCCGGCGCTCCGGTCCGGCCGGGGCGCCGGCGGCCGTTCCCGCGCGTCCGCCGGCTGCGAACCGCGCGGTGTCCCGTACGCGCCCTCGGACCCGGCCGGGTTCCGGCGCTTCGAGGGCTCGCTCAGCACATTCCGCTGTTGAAGGCCGGGCTGGGCGTCGGGCGACGGCTCGACGTCGTGTGCTCCCCGAGCCGCGCCCTCCGGCCGGCCTGGGTTTCGGCGGGTTGGGACTTCGTCCTCCGCGCCCAGCGCGTTCCGCGGCTGCGAACCGTGCTGTGCGCCGGGTGACGGTTCGGCGGCGTGGGTTTCGTACGCGCCCTCTGCGTGGGCGGGGTTCCGGCTGGCGGGCGGTGCTTCGTCACCCTCCGCCCGGCCAGGGTTCCAACCGGTCCGGGCCTCGTCCTGTGTCCTCGTCCGCCCCGCGTTCAGCGCGCCCCCGGGCTGCGGACCGAGCCAGGTGCCGATGTCCGCCCCCGCGCCCTCGCCCCCCTCCCCGCCCGTCACAACCCCTCCCCGTCCTCGTCCGGAGTCAGCAGGTCTGCGATCTCCAGGACGTGGTAGCCGCGCATCGATGGGAGGCAGCTGCCGCGGGCCGGGCCGATTGCCGAGGACCATTCCTGGGGGATCGCTGCGGCGCCGGACACCGCTCCGGCCAGTGCTCCCGCCACCGCCGCCGTCGTGTCCGCGTCGCGGCCCATGTTGACCGCTGTCAGGACCGACGTACGGAAGTCGCCGCGGGCCGCCGCGAACGCGCCGAGCGCCAGGCCCACCGCCTCCGGCGCCAGGTCCGTCCACGGATAGCCGCCGATCACGACCGCCGAGCGGACCGCACGCTCCATGGTGAGCGTGTCGGGGTACTCGCGACCCGCCGCGACCACCGCGCGGCGCAGTGAACGGGCCGTCCAGGAGTCCATCGGGATCACCGAGAGCGCCGCCGCGACCACCGACGCCGGGCCCGCGCCCGTCATCGCGGCGGCGACCCCCGCCGCCACCGCCTGGCCGCCGTAGATGCCCTCGCCCTCGTGGCTGACCGTGCCGTCGACCGCGACCAGCCTGGCCGCCTCGGCCGGGCTGCCCGCCGCGAAGACGCCGAACGGGGCCGCCCGCATCGCGAGGCCGTCGCTCCAGGCGTGCCGGTGCTGCGCCGTGATCGGCGCGGCGAGGCCCCTGCGCAGATTCTCCAGCGTGCCGCGCTCGCTGAACCCGGCCCCCCGGAAAGCTCCCTCGTCCAGGTCGGCCAGCCAGTGGTGCCACGCGTTCTCGGCATCGGCGACCGTCAGGGCCGAGCCGTGTCCGGCCAGGAGGAGACCGGAGAAGATCGCGTACTCGGTGTCGTCCGTACCGGCCGGGTTGTCGCTGACGAACCCCTCGATACGGCCCCAGCGGCGGCGGATCTCCGAGGGGCGCATGTTCTCGGCCGGCGCCCCGAGCGCGTCGCCGACCGCGAGGCCGAGCAGCGAACCCCGCGCCCGTTCCCGCAGAGCGGTGACCCTCGACGGAGCGGGACCGGTGCCGGAACCGCAGGCGGTCAACTCCATCGCGGGGCCTTTCGCGCATCGGGCCCCAGGGAGGCCACTCTTCCTCCCATACGTCCCACGCCGCGACCCGCGAGAGTCCCGCAAGCGCCTCTGTCACCCGGCTGGTGCCTTGGTAAGCATGGCTTTCCTTGCTGGCGGGGCCCCTGTTTCGTGCGTACTTTCGAAGCCGTGGGCGGGGTGTCCCGCCACGCCCGAGCAGCCGGATCAGCCGGTCATCGGGACCGGCTGGGAAGGGGACAGCGTGTCCGTCATGGACAACGAGGCGTCACTCCACGGAGCACACCGTGACAATCACACGCACCGCGATGTGAACGGCGGCTGGCTGCGCCCCGCCGTGTTCGGCGCGATGGACGGACTCGTCTCGAACCTGGCTCTGATGACCGGCGTGGCGGGCGGCTCCGTCGACCGGCAGACCATCGTCATCACCGGCCTCGCGGGCCTGGCGGCCGGCGCCTTCTCGATGGCCGCGGGTGAGTACACTTCCGTGGCGTCGCAGAGCGAGCTCGTCCAGGCCGAGCTGGACGTGGAGCGGCGGGAGCTGCGCAAGTACCCCAAGGACGAGATGGCGGAGCTGGCCGAGCTGTACGAGTCGCGCGGTGTGGAGCCGGAGCTGGCACGCCAGGTCGCGGAGCAGCTCTCGAAGGACCCCGAGCTGGCGCTGGAGATCCACGCGCGCGAGGAACTGGGCGTCGACCCGGACGATCTGCCGTCCCCGATGGTCGCCGCCGTGTCCTCGTTCGGCTCCTTCGCGGTGGGCGCGCTGCTGCCCGTGCTGCCGTATCTGATCGGCGCCACCGAGCTGTGGCCCGCCGTGCTGGTGGCGCTGCTCGGGCTCTTCGCCTGCGGCGCGCTCGTGGC
The nucleotide sequence above comes from Streptomyces sp. NBC_01716. Encoded proteins:
- a CDS encoding ADP-ribosylglycohydrolase family protein, whose product is MELTACGSGTGPAPSRVTALRERARGSLLGLAVGDALGAPAENMRPSEIRRRWGRIEGFVSDNPAGTDDTEYAIFSGLLLAGHGSALTVADAENAWHHWLADLDEGAFRGAGFSERGTLENLRRGLAAPITAQHRHAWSDGLAMRAAPFGVFAAGSPAEAARLVAVDGTVSHEGEGIYGGQAVAAGVAAAMTGAGPASVVAAALSVIPMDSWTARSLRRAVVAAGREYPDTLTMERAVRSAVVIGGYPWTDLAPEAVGLALGAFAAARGDFRTSVLTAVNMGRDADTTAAVAGALAGAVSGAAAIPQEWSSAIGPARGSCLPSMRGYHVLEIADLLTPDEDGEGL
- a CDS encoding VIT1/CCC1 transporter family protein, with product MDNEASLHGAHRDNHTHRDVNGGWLRPAVFGAMDGLVSNLALMTGVAGGSVDRQTIVITGLAGLAAGAFSMAAGEYTSVASQSELVQAELDVERRELRKYPKDEMAELAELYESRGVEPELARQVAEQLSKDPELALEIHAREELGVDPDDLPSPMVAAVSSFGSFAVGALLPVLPYLIGATELWPAVLVALLGLFACGALVARITARSWWYSGLRQLLLGGTAAALTYGLGALFGAAV